Proteins found in one Microbacterium sp. LWS13-1.2 genomic segment:
- a CDS encoding TrkA family potassium uptake protein, which yields MVERMRGDAPVLVIGLGRFGAACAGELDRLDREVLAIDDSLDLVQKWSERVTHTVQADARNIDALKQIGAQDFQVAVVAVGSSIEASVLITANLVDLKVPQIWAKAVSQSHGKILARVGANHVIYPEREAGERVAHLVSGRMLDFIRFDDDFALAKLYPPKFIRGVGLNESGVRTKYNVTVVGVKSPGKPFRYAEANTVVTNHDLIIVSGTNSDIERFASLER from the coding sequence TTGGTTGAGCGGATGAGGGGCGACGCGCCCGTTCTCGTGATCGGACTGGGGCGCTTCGGCGCCGCGTGCGCGGGTGAGCTCGATCGGCTCGATCGCGAGGTGCTCGCGATCGACGACAGTCTCGATCTCGTGCAGAAGTGGTCGGAGCGCGTCACGCACACGGTGCAGGCCGACGCCCGCAACATCGACGCGCTCAAGCAGATCGGTGCGCAGGACTTCCAGGTCGCGGTCGTCGCCGTCGGCTCGTCGATCGAGGCGTCGGTGCTCATCACCGCGAACCTGGTCGACCTCAAGGTGCCGCAGATCTGGGCGAAGGCGGTGTCGCAGTCGCACGGCAAGATCCTCGCCCGCGTCGGGGCGAACCACGTCATCTACCCCGAGCGCGAGGCCGGTGAGCGCGTCGCCCACCTGGTCAGCGGCCGCATGCTCGACTTCATCCGCTTCGACGACGACTTCGCCCTCGCCAAGCTGTACCCGCCGAAGTTCATCCGCGGCGTCGGCCTCAACGAGTCCGGCGTGCGCACCAAGTACAACGTCACCGTGGTGGGCGTGAAGAGCCCGGGCAAGCCCTTCCGCTACGCCGAGGCGAACACCGTGGTCACCAACCACGACCTGATCATCGTCTCGGGCACCAACTCCGACATCGAGCGCTTCGCCTCGCTCGAGCGCTGA
- a CDS encoding nuclear transport factor 2 family protein, with protein sequence MTERNTTDAAARRWVDAYENAWKTNEPDDIRALFTDDAVYFTQPWGEPWAGADAIIAGWLEARDEPGTYEFEWKIAGVDGDRVFVDGRTVYAPDDELPAGRVYRNLWVIDLDEEGRARAFTEWYMKQPRD encoded by the coding sequence ATGACAGAACGGAACACGACGGATGCCGCGGCCCGGCGATGGGTCGACGCGTACGAGAACGCATGGAAGACGAATGAGCCCGACGACATCCGGGCCCTCTTCACCGACGATGCCGTGTACTTCACCCAGCCTTGGGGTGAACCGTGGGCCGGGGCCGACGCCATCATCGCCGGCTGGCTCGAGGCGCGCGACGAGCCCGGCACGTACGAGTTCGAGTGGAAGATCGCGGGCGTCGACGGCGACCGCGTGTTCGTGGACGGCCGCACGGTCTACGCCCCTGACGACGAGCTGCCCGCCGGCCGCGTCTACCGCAACCTGTGGGTGATCGACCTCGACGAGGAAGGGCGGGCCCGCGCGTTCACCGAGTGGTACATGAAGCAGCCTCGAGACTGA
- the proC gene encoding pyrroline-5-carboxylate reductase, with translation MPADLTALPPIAILGAGSMGGAIARGLSRSGLAGGGVTTTNRSRAKAAELDGLDGVTSVALEAHPTANTDAAAAADVVLVGVKPAMVPDLLREIAPSLRRGAIVVSLAAGVTIATFEQLLGGVAVLRSMPNTPALVGRGVTGLAAGSQADADAVATVRRLFETVGAVVEVPEAQIDALSTISGSGPAYFFLLVEEFTKAAVGKGFSPAESQLLAEQTFIGAAALLEASEDDPAELRRRVTSPKGTTERAIAALQDAKLDEVFARATDAALARAKELAQGG, from the coding sequence ATGCCTGCTGACCTCACCGCCCTTCCGCCCATCGCGATCCTCGGCGCCGGCTCGATGGGCGGCGCGATCGCGCGCGGCCTCTCTCGCTCCGGCCTCGCCGGCGGGGGAGTGACGACCACGAACCGTTCGCGCGCGAAGGCCGCCGAGCTCGACGGGCTCGACGGCGTGACCAGTGTCGCGCTGGAGGCGCACCCGACCGCGAACACGGATGCCGCAGCCGCCGCCGACGTCGTGCTCGTGGGAGTGAAGCCCGCGATGGTCCCCGATCTGCTGCGGGAGATCGCGCCGTCGCTGCGGCGCGGCGCCATCGTCGTGAGCCTCGCCGCTGGGGTCACGATCGCGACGTTCGAGCAGCTCCTCGGCGGCGTCGCAGTGCTGCGCTCGATGCCGAACACGCCCGCCCTCGTGGGGCGCGGCGTCACCGGGCTCGCGGCAGGGTCGCAGGCAGACGCCGATGCGGTCGCCACGGTCCGGCGGCTCTTCGAGACCGTCGGCGCCGTCGTCGAGGTGCCCGAGGCGCAGATCGACGCGCTGTCGACGATCTCGGGTTCGGGTCCCGCCTACTTCTTCCTCCTCGTGGAGGAGTTCACCAAGGCCGCCGTCGGCAAGGGTTTCTCGCCGGCGGAGTCGCAGCTGCTGGCGGAGCAGACATTCATCGGCGCCGCCGCGCTGCTCGAGGCCTCCGAAGACGACCCGGCGGAGCTCCGCCGACGCGTCACGAGCCCGAAGGGCACCACGGAGCGGGCCATCGCCGCGCTGCAGGACGCGAAGCTCGACGAGGTGTTCGCCCGGGCAACCGACGCGGCGCTCGCGCGCGCGAAGGAGCTCGCCCAGGGCGGGTGA
- a CDS encoding metalloregulator ArsR/SmtB family transcription factor produces the protein MHALDILGDPVRRRILELLAEGERSAGEIGEDVQREFGISQPAVSQHLRVLRESGFATVRPDGVRRLYAIAPDPLENAAAWFDPFRRFWQPHLDALGTELARGRRQRRLAAEQEPDAASDESDTTDPQEE, from the coding sequence GTGCACGCGCTCGACATCCTCGGCGATCCGGTTCGCCGGCGCATCCTCGAACTCCTGGCGGAGGGCGAGCGCAGCGCCGGCGAGATCGGCGAGGACGTGCAGCGCGAGTTCGGCATCTCGCAGCCCGCCGTCTCGCAGCACCTGCGCGTGCTGCGGGAGTCGGGATTCGCGACGGTGCGTCCCGACGGCGTGCGGAGGCTGTACGCCATCGCTCCCGACCCGCTCGAGAACGCCGCCGCGTGGTTCGACCCGTTCCGGCGCTTCTGGCAGCCGCACCTCGACGCCCTCGGCACCGAGCTCGCCCGAGGACGCCGCCAGCGCCGGCTCGCCGCCGAGCAGGAACCGGATGCCGCGAGCGACGAATCCGACACGACCGACCCCCAGGAGGAATGA
- a CDS encoding SRPBCC domain-containing protein translates to MVDVQNQLDAVTREIASAEIDGYPARVQTLAQTYPSPIDDVWDAVTSAARIARWFQPITGDLRLGGRYQIEGNAGGEIQECTPPADGSARFTATWEYGGGATWLTVRLTAEGDAETRFELEHVARTDDVPAEFWDVYGPGATGVGWDGGLLGLGLHLTAGDGPSPEEAEAWAFTDEGRAFYRGAADAWGAAHAADGADPAVAARAADNTYAFYTGEPTTAAAEE, encoded by the coding sequence ATGGTCGACGTACAGAACCAGCTCGACGCGGTGACCCGCGAGATCGCGAGCGCAGAGATCGACGGCTACCCGGCGCGCGTCCAGACGCTCGCGCAGACGTATCCGTCCCCCATCGACGATGTGTGGGACGCCGTCACCAGCGCGGCGCGGATCGCGCGATGGTTCCAGCCGATCACGGGCGATCTCCGGCTCGGCGGCCGGTATCAGATCGAGGGCAACGCCGGCGGCGAGATCCAGGAGTGCACGCCTCCTGCGGACGGCTCGGCCCGTTTCACGGCGACCTGGGAGTACGGCGGCGGCGCGACCTGGCTCACCGTGCGGTTGACGGCCGAGGGCGACGCCGAGACAAGGTTCGAACTCGAGCACGTCGCCCGCACCGACGATGTGCCCGCGGAGTTCTGGGACGTCTACGGCCCCGGTGCGACGGGCGTCGGCTGGGACGGCGGCCTGCTGGGCCTCGGCCTGCACCTGACCGCAGGCGACGGCCCCTCGCCCGAAGAAGCCGAGGCATGGGCGTTCACCGACGAGGGCAGGGCGTTCTACCGCGGCGCCGCAGACGCCTGGGGAGCCGCTCACGCAGCCGACGGCGCCGACCCCGCGGTCGCCGCACGGGCCGCCGACAACACGTACGCGTTCTACACCGGGGAGCCGACCACCGCCGCAGCCGAGGAGTGA
- a CDS encoding alpha/beta fold hydrolase: MTLFDGITARSVETPGLTVNVLEREGDDPATPPERTVVLIHGNLSSALFWQELMLNLPTDLRVIAIDLRGFGGTEHAPIDATRGVRDFSDDVAATLSALGIPTAHLVGWSMGAGVIMQYALEHPVLSLTLEAPISPYGFGGTRRDGTRLTDDDAGCGGGTVNPDFVQRLIDHDTTDDAATSPRSVFRSGFVAAGYESPHEDVWVDSMLTTSTATGNYPGDSVTSPSWPGFAAGGIGVVNTMTPGHFDVSAIVDMPVKPAILWIHGVLDPIISDASLYDYNNLGKLGIVPDWPGDEVAPPQPMVSQTRDVLTRYADAGGQVTERNLEGVGHTPHLEQLAEFRHALLEIIGYVGHRHDPAPPTEAIILRSSD; the protein is encoded by the coding sequence ATGACGCTCTTCGACGGCATCACCGCGCGCAGCGTGGAGACGCCCGGACTCACCGTCAACGTGCTCGAGCGCGAGGGCGACGATCCCGCCACGCCGCCGGAGCGCACCGTGGTGCTGATCCACGGCAACCTCTCGTCGGCACTGTTCTGGCAGGAGCTGATGCTCAATCTCCCCACCGACCTGCGGGTGATCGCGATCGACCTGCGGGGGTTCGGCGGCACCGAGCACGCGCCGATCGACGCGACGCGCGGGGTGCGCGACTTCAGCGACGATGTGGCCGCGACGCTGAGTGCGCTCGGCATCCCCACCGCCCATCTCGTCGGCTGGTCCATGGGCGCCGGCGTCATCATGCAGTACGCGCTCGAGCACCCCGTGCTGAGCCTCACCCTGGAAGCTCCGATCTCGCCATACGGCTTCGGAGGAACCCGTCGCGATGGGACGCGTCTCACCGACGACGACGCGGGCTGCGGTGGAGGGACGGTGAACCCCGACTTCGTGCAGCGCCTGATCGACCACGACACGACGGACGACGCAGCGACCTCGCCGCGCAGCGTCTTCCGATCCGGCTTCGTCGCGGCGGGGTACGAGAGCCCACATGAGGACGTGTGGGTCGATTCGATGCTCACGACGTCGACCGCCACAGGCAACTACCCGGGCGATTCCGTGACGAGCCCCAGCTGGCCGGGCTTCGCCGCGGGCGGTATCGGCGTGGTCAACACGATGACGCCGGGGCATTTCGATGTGTCGGCCATCGTCGACATGCCTGTGAAGCCGGCGATCCTGTGGATCCACGGCGTGCTCGACCCGATCATCTCGGACGCCTCGCTCTACGACTACAACAACCTCGGCAAGCTCGGCATCGTGCCGGACTGGCCCGGCGACGAGGTCGCTCCGCCGCAGCCGATGGTCTCGCAGACGCGCGACGTGCTCACGCGGTACGCGGATGCCGGCGGCCAGGTGACCGAGCGAAATCTCGAGGGCGTCGGCCACACGCCCCACCTCGAGCAGCTGGCGGAGTTCCGTCACGCACTGCTCGAGATCATCGGCTACGTCGGACACCGTCACGATCCCGCGCCCCCGACCGAGGCCATCATCCTGCGCTCGTCCGACTGA
- a CDS encoding cation diffusion facilitator family transporter, whose translation MSASGGGKAILAAFLANMGIALAKFIAWFLSGSASMLAEAIHSVADSGNQLLLMLGGRKAKKMADRDHPFGYGRERYVYAFVVSIILFSVGGLFAIYEGVEKLTHPHGLDEQWWWLPIVVLVVAIGLESFSLRTAVRESNHVRGRGQSWVSFVRHAKAPELPVVLLEDVGALIGLVFALFGVGLTVITGNPVFDALGTLMIGTLLIVIAIVLGIETKSLLVGEGATEADHQRIVAAITAGPEVEKLIHLKTLYLGPDELLVAAKIGFAADAPLAHVAADIDRVEVRVRAAVPAARVIYVEPDIYRPGEDPAPPTSEFVIKSAD comes from the coding sequence ATGAGTGCTTCCGGCGGCGGCAAGGCGATCCTCGCGGCGTTCCTGGCGAACATGGGCATCGCCCTGGCGAAGTTCATCGCCTGGTTCCTTTCGGGCTCCGCCTCGATGCTCGCCGAGGCGATCCACTCGGTCGCCGACTCGGGCAACCAGCTGCTGCTGATGCTCGGCGGGCGCAAGGCCAAGAAGATGGCCGACCGCGATCACCCCTTCGGCTACGGACGCGAGCGATACGTCTACGCGTTCGTCGTGTCGATCATCCTGTTCTCGGTCGGCGGTCTGTTCGCGATCTACGAGGGCGTCGAGAAGCTCACCCACCCGCACGGGCTGGACGAGCAGTGGTGGTGGCTGCCCATCGTCGTGCTGGTCGTCGCGATCGGCCTCGAGTCGTTCTCGCTGCGCACCGCCGTCCGCGAGAGCAACCACGTGCGCGGCCGCGGTCAGTCGTGGGTGTCGTTCGTCCGCCACGCGAAGGCGCCGGAGCTCCCCGTCGTCCTGCTCGAAGACGTCGGCGCGCTCATCGGCCTGGTGTTCGCGCTCTTCGGCGTCGGCCTCACCGTGATCACCGGCAACCCGGTCTTCGACGCCCTCGGCACGCTCATGATCGGCACGCTGCTCATCGTGATCGCGATCGTCCTCGGCATCGAGACGAAGAGCCTGCTCGTCGGCGAGGGCGCCACGGAGGCGGATCACCAGCGCATCGTCGCCGCCATCACCGCCGGACCCGAGGTCGAGAAGCTCATCCACCTCAAGACGCTCTACCTCGGCCCCGACGAGCTCCTCGTCGCCGCGAAGATCGGGTTCGCCGCCGACGCGCCGCTCGCGCACGTCGCCGCCGACATCGACCGCGTCGAGGTGCGTGTGCGCGCCGCCGTGCCCGCGGCGCGGGTGATCTACGTGGAGCCCGACATCTATCGCCCCGGCGAGGACCCCGCGCCGCCGACATCCGAGTTCGTCATCAAGTCGGCCGACTGA
- a CDS encoding LLM class F420-dependent oxidoreductase translates to MEYCIFTEPHLGATYDDELAYAQTAERLGFTGYFRSDHYLSGMGDGLPGPTDAWTTLAGLSRETSRIRIGTLVSPVTFRHPGSLAIQVAQVDAMSGGRVELGLGAGWFEREHRAYGIPFPAKRFDLLEEQLEIVTGLWATRDGETYSFSGTNYELVEAPGLPKPLQQSVPVIIGGGGPRRTPDLVARFAREYNIGFPEDHQIQERIDNLRAACDRIGRDPATVRLSIAMSTFGGRDDAEVARRAGRIGKTVADVRDGTNIVGDAAEIGERIAFYRSFGIERVYFQLLDLQDVSHVEYLGEMLPDLPR, encoded by the coding sequence ATCGAATACTGCATCTTCACCGAGCCCCACCTCGGTGCCACCTACGACGACGAGCTCGCCTACGCCCAGACCGCCGAGCGCCTCGGCTTCACCGGATACTTCCGGTCGGACCACTACCTGAGCGGGATGGGCGACGGCCTGCCGGGACCGACCGACGCCTGGACGACGCTGGCGGGGCTGTCCCGCGAGACGTCCCGGATCCGCATCGGCACCCTGGTCTCCCCCGTCACTTTCCGTCACCCCGGCTCACTGGCGATCCAGGTCGCCCAGGTCGACGCGATGTCGGGCGGACGCGTCGAGCTCGGACTCGGAGCCGGGTGGTTCGAGCGCGAGCACCGGGCCTACGGCATCCCGTTCCCGGCCAAGCGGTTCGACCTCCTCGAGGAGCAGCTCGAGATCGTGACCGGCCTGTGGGCCACGCGCGACGGCGAGACCTACAGCTTCAGCGGAACGAACTACGAGCTGGTCGAGGCGCCCGGCCTGCCGAAACCGCTGCAGCAGTCCGTCCCCGTGATCATCGGCGGCGGCGGTCCGCGGCGCACCCCCGACCTCGTCGCCCGCTTCGCACGCGAGTACAACATCGGCTTCCCGGAAGACCACCAGATCCAGGAGCGCATCGACAACCTGCGCGCCGCCTGCGACCGGATCGGCCGCGACCCTGCGACCGTGCGGCTCTCGATCGCGATGTCGACCTTCGGCGGGCGCGACGATGCCGAGGTCGCCCGCCGCGCCGGGCGGATCGGAAAGACGGTCGCCGACGTGCGGGACGGCACGAACATCGTGGGCGACGCCGCCGAGATCGGCGAGCGCATCGCGTTCTACCGGTCGTTCGGCATCGAGCGTGTGTACTTCCAGCTGCTGGATCTGCAGGACGTCTCGCACGTCGAGTATCTGGGCGAGATGCTGCCCGATCTGCCCCGCTGA
- a CDS encoding DUF2306 domain-containing protein, with product MTRLIEPVRTGTAIARPGGIRSRIGWTFVLLTAIAIVAYGAVPYFTASLEALAESPGLAADYVGKPPLIQAALYVHIAGGATALALGALQFWRGLRARAPRVHRWIGRVYLVGVAVGSLGGLVIAPTSSAGFVGFFGFTTLAVLWLVTGWRAYRAIRRGDVPTHRAWMIRNYALTYSAVTLRIWLPLLVFAPLLFGQTPDFENAYAAVPFIAWLPNLLVAEWLIRRRGLPSYRLPV from the coding sequence GTGACCCGCCTCATCGAACCCGTCCGCACCGGTACCGCCATCGCGCGGCCGGGCGGCATCCGTTCCCGGATCGGCTGGACGTTCGTCCTGCTGACAGCGATCGCGATCGTCGCCTATGGCGCTGTGCCGTACTTCACCGCCTCGCTCGAGGCGCTCGCCGAGAGCCCCGGGCTCGCCGCGGACTACGTCGGGAAGCCGCCGCTCATCCAGGCGGCGCTCTACGTGCACATCGCCGGCGGCGCGACGGCGCTCGCACTGGGGGCGCTGCAGTTCTGGCGCGGTCTGCGTGCCCGTGCGCCACGCGTGCACCGGTGGATCGGGCGCGTCTACCTCGTCGGCGTCGCCGTCGGCAGTCTCGGCGGTCTCGTGATCGCCCCGACGAGCAGCGCCGGCTTCGTCGGGTTCTTCGGCTTCACCACGCTGGCCGTGCTGTGGCTCGTCACCGGGTGGCGGGCGTACCGCGCGATCCGGCGCGGCGATGTGCCCACTCACCGGGCGTGGATGATCCGCAACTACGCCCTGACGTACTCTGCCGTGACGCTGCGGATCTGGCTGCCGCTGCTGGTGTTCGCCCCGCTGCTGTTCGGGCAGACGCCCGACTTCGAGAACGCCTACGCCGCAGTGCCGTTCATCGCCTGGCTTCCGAATCTCCTCGTCGCGGAGTGGCTCATCCGCCGCCGTGGGCTGCCGTCGTACCGCCTGCCCGTCTGA
- a CDS encoding nucleoside deaminase, protein MDRALALAAAAGEAGDVPVGAVVTDAEGRVIAEGRNLRELDHDPTAHAEVVALRAAAAARGSWNLEGCTLVVTLEPCVMCAGAVLQSRISRLVFGAWDAKAGAAGSVYDVVRDRRLPYRAEVVAGVREDAASALLRAFFDVRR, encoded by the coding sequence ATGGATCGCGCGCTCGCGCTCGCCGCCGCGGCAGGCGAAGCGGGTGACGTGCCCGTCGGCGCGGTGGTGACGGATGCCGAGGGCAGAGTGATCGCCGAGGGCCGCAATCTCCGCGAGCTCGACCACGATCCGACCGCGCACGCCGAGGTGGTGGCGCTGCGCGCGGCGGCTGCGGCGCGCGGCTCGTGGAACCTCGAGGGCTGCACGCTCGTGGTCACCCTGGAGCCCTGCGTGATGTGCGCGGGCGCCGTGCTGCAGTCGCGCATCTCGCGACTGGTCTTCGGCGCGTGGGACGCGAAAGCCGGCGCCGCGGGCTCGGTGTACGACGTCGTCCGCGACCGGCGTCTGCCGTATCGTGCCGAGGTCGTCGCCGGGGTGCGCGAGGATGCGGCATCCGCTCTCCTGCGGGCCTTCTTCGACGTGCGCCGCTGA
- the upp gene encoding uracil phosphoribosyltransferase gives MRLHVADHPLITHKLTVLRDQRTSSPVFRQLTEELVTLLAYEATRNVRVAPIEIQTPVTTTTGVRIDEPRPLVVPILRAGLGMLEGMVKLIPTAEVGFLGMVRDHETLEPSTYAERLPDDLSDRQCFVLDPMLATGGSLGAAIEFLFQRGAQDVTAICILGAPEGVAAIEKQVEGRDVTLVLGALDERLNEKGYIVPGLGDAGDRLYGTV, from the coding sequence ATGCGCCTGCACGTCGCCGACCACCCGCTCATCACCCACAAGCTCACGGTGCTGCGCGACCAGCGCACCTCGTCCCCCGTGTTCCGTCAGCTCACCGAGGAGCTCGTCACCCTCCTCGCGTACGAGGCGACGCGTAACGTCCGCGTGGCGCCCATCGAGATCCAGACGCCCGTCACCACGACGACCGGCGTCCGCATCGACGAGCCGCGACCCCTCGTCGTGCCCATCCTGCGCGCCGGCCTCGGCATGCTCGAGGGCATGGTCAAGCTCATCCCGACCGCCGAGGTGGGCTTCCTCGGCATGGTCCGGGACCACGAGACCCTCGAGCCGTCGACCTACGCCGAGCGACTGCCCGACGACCTGAGCGACCGCCAGTGCTTCGTGCTCGATCCCATGCTGGCGACCGGCGGCTCGCTCGGCGCCGCGATCGAGTTCCTGTTCCAGCGCGGCGCGCAGGACGTGACGGCGATCTGCATCCTCGGGGCTCCCGAGGGCGTCGCCGCCATCGAGAAGCAGGTCGAAGGACGCGACGTCACCCTCGTGCTCGGCGCGCTCGACGAGCGCCTCAACGAGAAGGGCTACATCGTGCCCGGACTCGGCGACGCCGGCGATCGGCTGTACGGCACGGTCTGA
- a CDS encoding type III PLP-dependent enzyme, protein MNLDALRREPRTAPAFADRRRAEASAVMSSVAARAAIALHGTPLLLLDPQRVRTQYRRLRAALPFVGFHYAVKALAHDAVLDVLDDAGCGFDIATGEELAMLTRRGIDASRMIHTHPIKKPAEIACALAAGVRTFVVDNEVEIGKFRGAPADTRLLVRLAYRSPHAKSDLSSKFGVGPFEAAHLVESALAAGVTVAGFTYHVGSQLDDPARFASAAADTIELMGILERRCNVQFDTLDIGGGFPASYDSESAAIDDIAAQLRPVLAPYARRLDIIAEPGRVMVADAMTLVTSVVGIAERGDGRWYYLDDGVYGSYSNVLTEDVHPLVFAARDLTATDPWSGRLSAGASAGDHRWATLAGPTCDSSDVIAREVLLPELRLGDLLVSPTMGAYTTVTATRFNGRPFTPVAVMGRGAPRVEAGETADLRRVPIV, encoded by the coding sequence ATGAACCTCGACGCGCTGCGCCGGGAGCCGCGGACGGCTCCCGCCTTCGCCGACCGGCGGCGCGCGGAGGCATCCGCCGTGATGTCGTCGGTGGCGGCGCGGGCCGCCATCGCCCTGCACGGGACCCCGCTGCTGCTGCTGGATCCGCAGCGCGTCCGCACGCAGTATCGCCGACTTCGCGCCGCGCTCCCGTTCGTCGGCTTCCACTACGCGGTCAAGGCGCTCGCGCATGACGCAGTGCTCGACGTGCTCGACGACGCGGGCTGCGGATTCGACATCGCCACCGGCGAGGAGCTCGCGATGCTCACGCGCCGCGGCATCGACGCCTCGCGGATGATCCACACGCATCCGATCAAGAAGCCCGCCGAGATCGCCTGCGCCCTGGCCGCGGGGGTGCGCACGTTCGTGGTCGACAACGAGGTCGAGATCGGCAAGTTCCGGGGCGCGCCGGCGGACACACGGCTGCTCGTGCGGCTGGCGTACCGCAGCCCGCATGCCAAGAGCGACCTGTCCAGCAAGTTCGGCGTCGGACCGTTCGAGGCCGCCCATCTCGTCGAGAGCGCCCTCGCCGCCGGGGTCACGGTCGCCGGCTTCACCTATCACGTCGGCAGCCAGCTCGACGATCCCGCTCGGTTCGCGTCCGCCGCTGCCGACACGATCGAGCTCATGGGCATCCTGGAGCGGCGCTGCAACGTGCAGTTCGACACGCTCGACATCGGCGGTGGGTTCCCGGCCTCGTACGACTCCGAGTCGGCAGCGATCGACGACATCGCGGCGCAGCTGCGACCGGTGCTCGCCCCGTACGCACGCCGACTCGACATCATCGCGGAGCCCGGCCGCGTGATGGTCGCCGATGCGATGACCCTCGTGACGAGCGTCGTCGGCATCGCCGAGCGCGGCGACGGGCGGTGGTACTACCTGGACGACGGCGTGTACGGGTCGTACTCGAACGTGCTGACGGAGGACGTGCATCCGCTGGTGTTCGCCGCACGCGATCTCACGGCGACCGACCCCTGGAGCGGCCGGCTCTCCGCCGGCGCGAGCGCCGGTGACCACCGCTGGGCGACGCTGGCCGGACCCACCTGCGACTCTTCGGACGTCATCGCACGAGAGGTCCTGCTGCCCGAGCTCCGCCTCGGTGATCTGCTCGTGAGCCCCACCATGGGGGCGTACACCACCGTGACGGCGACGCGCTTCAACGGCCGCCCCTTCACTCCGGTGGCCGTGATGGGCAGGGGTGCGCCGAGAGTCGAGGCCGGCGAGACCGCCGACCTCCGCCGCGTGCCGATCGTCTGA
- a CDS encoding DUF3467 domain-containing protein encodes MADDASQQFEIDLPPELIGGAYADFANVWHTPTVFVMDFLTLAQPPREQVDAETGQRHTVVPARVVSRIRIPPDQVFELAKALTQQLEFWERETGRRNPQDPPLGD; translated from the coding sequence ATGGCCGACGACGCATCGCAGCAGTTCGAGATCGACCTCCCGCCCGAGCTCATCGGCGGCGCGTACGCCGACTTCGCCAACGTCTGGCATACGCCGACGGTGTTCGTGATGGACTTCCTCACCCTCGCACAGCCCCCGCGCGAGCAGGTGGACGCCGAGACCGGCCAGCGCCACACCGTCGTGCCGGCACGCGTGGTGAGCCGCATCCGCATCCCGCCGGACCAGGTGTTCGAGCTGGCGAAGGCCCTCACCCAGCAGCTGGAGTTCTGGGAGCGCGAGACCGGACGCCGCAATCCGCAGGACCCGCCGCTGGGAGACTGA